A window of the Proteus terrae subsp. cibarius genome harbors these coding sequences:
- a CDS encoding PTS transporter subunit EIIC: MKKLINALQAFGKSLYGPVLILPIVGLYIALGNVFGNGNLAEYIPFLNHPVIQSIGQLLAKSSVAILINLALIFAVGIPVGLAKKDKGYAGLIGLVVFVIFTNAMNITLTLQGKLVSAEEMRAAGQGMVLGVQVLEMGVFAGILTGAISGWLYNRYSGRQFNGIMAIYSGHCFVAIIAIPFTIALAVLMCEVWPFAQAGITKMALVIHDSGAFGALIYGFLERILIPTGLHHLVYTPFLYTELGGVADVCGTTYQGARNIYFAEMACPEVKQLSSTVIWDARGIAKMFGLTAAAAAMISVAKKEKKQMAKAILIPAAATSFLLGVTEPLEFSFLFVAPVLFLVHAVLTGIGMMLFYLLGVHAIGANGVIDFILYNLPLGTEKSNWPMYIVVGLIMSVLYFVIFRTLILKLNLKTPGREDDDEETRLYSKEDYKKKAEAVTTSEETTQIINELGEKIIEGLGGRDNIEVVDNCYTRLRVIVKNIDAIHEDILKKTGAKGVVRHGNNVQVVYGLHVKKMREAVEAAL, encoded by the coding sequence ATGAAAAAACTCATTAATGCCCTACAAGCGTTTGGTAAATCCTTATATGGGCCTGTATTGATATTGCCTATTGTCGGTTTATATATAGCTTTAGGTAATGTTTTTGGTAATGGCAATCTTGCGGAATATATTCCGTTTTTAAATCACCCGGTTATTCAAAGTATTGGGCAATTACTCGCAAAATCATCTGTTGCTATTTTAATCAATCTGGCACTGATCTTTGCTGTGGGTATTCCTGTTGGTTTAGCAAAAAAAGATAAAGGCTACGCTGGTTTAATTGGCTTAGTGGTGTTTGTTATTTTCACGAATGCCATGAATATTACACTAACGCTACAAGGTAAACTGGTTAGTGCAGAAGAGATGCGAGCAGCTGGCCAAGGCATGGTATTAGGCGTCCAAGTTCTAGAGATGGGCGTATTTGCCGGTATTTTAACTGGGGCAATATCAGGGTGGCTTTATAATCGTTATTCAGGTCGTCAGTTTAACGGCATTATGGCTATCTACTCTGGTCACTGCTTTGTCGCCATTATTGCGATTCCATTCACCATTGCATTGGCTGTTTTAATGTGTGAAGTCTGGCCTTTTGCTCAGGCGGGTATTACTAAAATGGCGCTCGTTATTCATGATTCTGGTGCGTTTGGTGCGCTGATTTATGGATTCTTAGAACGTATTCTTATCCCAACTGGATTACACCATTTAGTCTATACCCCATTCTTGTATACCGAATTAGGTGGTGTTGCTGATGTTTGTGGCACAACTTACCAAGGTGCAAGAAATATCTACTTTGCTGAAATGGCGTGCCCGGAAGTTAAACAACTTAGTAGCACTGTGATTTGGGATGCGCGCGGTATTGCTAAAATGTTCGGCTTAACTGCCGCGGCAGCTGCCATGATCTCTGTGGCTAAAAAAGAGAAAAAACAGATGGCGAAGGCGATTTTAATTCCTGCGGCTGCCACCTCTTTCTTACTTGGTGTAACAGAGCCTCTTGAGTTTTCCTTCCTATTTGTTGCCCCAGTTTTATTTTTAGTTCACGCCGTATTAACCGGTATTGGCATGATGTTGTTCTACCTATTAGGTGTTCATGCAATTGGTGCGAACGGTGTCATTGATTTCATTCTATATAACTTGCCGTTAGGCACTGAAAAATCAAATTGGCCTATGTATATCGTGGTGGGTTTGATTATGTCAGTTCTCTATTTCGTGATCTTTAGAACCTTGATTTTAAAACTCAATCTTAAAACACCAGGTCGTGAAGATGATGATGAAGAGACGCGTTTATATAGCAAAGAAGATTACAAGAAAAAAGCAGAAGCAGTCACTACCTCTGAAGAAACCACTCAAATTATCAATGAGTTAGGTGAAAAAATTATTGAGGGACTCGGTGGACGTGACAATATTGAAGTGGTTGATAATTGTTATACCCGCTTAAGAGTCATTGTTAAAAATATCGATGCAATTCATGAAGATATCTTGAAAAAAACCGGTGCTAAAGGTGTTGTGCGCCATGGTAATAATGTTCAAGTGGTTTATGGATTACATGTAAAAAAAATGCGTGAAGCGGTCGAAGCCGCACTTTAA
- a CDS encoding 6-phospho-alpha-glucosidase gives MTKSPFILSIAGGGSTYTPGIVKSLMVRLEDFPLSEIRLYDIDQERQDTIAPVVEKVIRDHSDTIKFTVTTDAKTAFDGAHFVFAQMRVGQYKMREQDEKIPLRHGVVGQETCGPGGLAYGLRTILPMVELIDLVEEYASPKAWIVNYSNPAAIVAEGVRRLRPNARVLNICDMPVAAMRNMAAVLNVDRHDLDVDYFGLNHFGWFTSVRVKGEEKLPELREHIAKFGLLTEDAAQTDPQHSDPSWVKTWRHIQPLMEAFPEYIPNPYLQYYLMPNYIVEHQDPDYTRANEVMDGREKRLFEAAREYKETGILPDAFHVGVHGAFIVDVACSLAFDLRQRHLVIVENKGAIADLPYDAMVEVPAYITSHGPEPIRVGDIPRFHRTLLEQQLASEQLLVEATLEGSYEKALEAFTLNKTVPSVIHAKKILDDMIEANHEYWPELRKAYVNGKRV, from the coding sequence ATGACTAAATCACCCTTTATCTTAAGTATTGCAGGCGGCGGAAGCACCTATACACCGGGAATTGTAAAAAGCTTAATGGTACGTTTAGAGGATTTCCCACTAAGTGAAATTCGTTTATACGACATCGATCAAGAGCGCCAAGATACCATCGCCCCAGTGGTTGAAAAAGTGATCCGTGATCATAGTGATACCATTAAATTTACAGTGACAACAGATGCAAAAACCGCGTTTGATGGTGCTCATTTCGTGTTTGCTCAAATGCGTGTGGGTCAATATAAAATGCGTGAACAGGATGAAAAAATCCCGTTACGTCATGGTGTTGTAGGGCAAGAAACCTGTGGACCTGGCGGGCTTGCTTACGGTTTACGTACTATTTTACCTATGGTTGAGTTAATTGATTTAGTTGAGGAATATGCCTCCCCTAAAGCATGGATTGTAAACTATTCAAATCCAGCCGCGATTGTTGCTGAAGGTGTACGTCGTTTACGCCCTAATGCTCGAGTATTGAATATCTGTGATATGCCTGTTGCGGCGATGCGTAATATGGCAGCCGTATTAAATGTTGATCGCCATGATTTAGATGTGGATTATTTTGGCCTAAATCACTTTGGTTGGTTCACTTCTGTCCGTGTAAAAGGTGAAGAGAAACTGCCTGAATTACGTGAACATATCGCTAAATTTGGTCTTTTAACTGAAGATGCAGCCCAAACTGATCCACAACACTCTGATCCATCATGGGTGAAAACATGGCGTCATATTCAGCCATTAATGGAAGCATTCCCTGAATATATTCCAAACCCATATTTGCAGTATTATTTGATGCCAAATTATATCGTTGAGCATCAAGATCCAGATTACACCCGTGCAAATGAAGTGATGGATGGTCGTGAAAAACGCTTATTTGAAGCAGCACGTGAATACAAAGAGACTGGTATTTTACCTGATGCTTTCCACGTTGGTGTTCATGGTGCCTTTATTGTTGATGTAGCATGCTCTTTAGCCTTTGATTTACGTCAGCGCCATTTAGTGATTGTTGAAAATAAAGGTGCGATTGCAGATTTACCTTATGATGCAATGGTTGAAGTGCCAGCATATATCACATCTCACGGGCCAGAGCCTATTCGTGTTGGCGACATTCCGCGTTTCCATCGTACTTTGTTAGAGCAACAATTGGCATCAGAGCAATTGTTAGTGGAAGCAACGCTTGAGGGTAGCTACGAGAAAGCTCTTGAGGCGTTCACACTGAATAAAACAGTGCCAAGTGTGATCCACGCTAAGAAGATCCTCGATGATATGATTGAAGCAAATCATGAATATTGGCCTGAATTACGTAAAGCTTATGTAAATGGTAAGCGTGTTTGA
- the ycaC gene encoding isochorismate family cysteine hydrolase YcaC, producing MSFKYHRIDKNNAAVLLVDHQAGLLSLVRDIEPDKFNNNVLALANAAKYFNLPTILTTSFEDGPNGPLMPQLVEMFPDAPYIARPGQINAWDNEDFVKAVKATGKKQLIIAGVVTEVCVAFPALSALEEGFEVFVVTDASGTFNAIARDSAWDRMSKAGAQLINWFGLACELHRDWRNDVEGLGALFANHIPDYRNLMTSYNTLTKK from the coding sequence ATGAGCTTTAAATATCATCGTATCGATAAAAATAATGCTGCTGTTCTGTTGGTAGACCATCAAGCTGGGTTACTTTCTTTAGTCAGAGATATCGAGCCTGATAAATTCAATAATAATGTATTAGCATTAGCTAATGCCGCTAAGTACTTTAATTTACCTACCATTTTAACGACCTCTTTTGAAGATGGCCCTAATGGCCCTTTAATGCCTCAACTTGTTGAGATGTTCCCTGATGCTCCTTATATCGCTCGTCCAGGTCAAATTAACGCATGGGATAATGAAGATTTCGTAAAAGCGGTTAAAGCGACGGGTAAAAAACAACTGATTATTGCAGGTGTTGTAACTGAAGTGTGTGTCGCATTTCCTGCATTATCAGCACTTGAAGAAGGTTTTGAAGTGTTTGTTGTCACTGATGCTTCAGGTACTTTTAATGCCATTGCTCGTGACTCTGCGTGGGATAGAATGTCAAAAGCAGGGGCACAATTAATAAACTGGTTTGGTTTAGCTTGTGAGTTACACCGTGATTGGCGTAATGATGTTGAAGGATTAGGTGCGCTCTTTGCTAACCATATTCCAGACTATCGTAATCTTATGACAAGCTATAATACTTTAACAAAAAAGTAA
- the fdhF gene encoding formate dehydrogenase subunit alpha — protein MKKVITVCPYCASGCKIYLKVENGKIIGAEGANGLTNQGELCLKGYYGWDFIHDTKILTPRLKTPMIRRERGGKLESVSWEEAIEFASSKLLAIKEKYGAKSIMTTGSSRGPGNEANFVMQKFARAVIGNNNIDCCARVUHGPSVAGLQRSVGNGAMSNSIVEIEDTKCLFVFGYNAADSHPIVARRIVKAKEKGAKIIVCDPRYIETARLADLHLGLKNGSNIALLNAIAHVIIEEGLHDKSFIENHTEQFEEYCKLVESYTPESVEETTGLSAQIIREAARMYAKAETATILWGMGVTQFYQGVETVRSLTSLALLTGNLGKKYVGVGPVRGQNNVQGACDMGALPNTLPGYQYVTDEKAREKFAKFWGIESMPDEVGYALSEVPHNIDHGLLKAHYVMGEDPLQTEPDLATIRRTFEKLDLLIVQDIFMTKTASIADVIFPATSWGEHEGVYTAADRGFQRFYKAVEPVGDVKTDWQIISLMATAMGYPMHYNNTKEIWDELRELCPIYYGATYEKMADLAYIQWPCPTEDSPGTQYLYEGGKFDTPNGKGQFFTCEWAPPIDKLSDEFPMVLATVREVGHYSCRSMTGNCKALAALADEPGYVQLNTEDAKQLGIKDQELVWIRSRQGKVITRAAVSDRPNKGAVYMTYQWWIGACNELVAENLSPITKTPEYKYCAVCVEPIKEQAQAEHYVKTEYSNIKRRLREAAEG, from the coding sequence ATGAAAAAAGTCATCACGGTCTGTCCGTATTGCGCCTCAGGATGCAAAATCTACCTGAAGGTGGAAAACGGTAAAATCATTGGCGCTGAAGGAGCCAATGGTTTAACAAACCAAGGTGAGCTGTGTCTGAAAGGGTATTATGGATGGGATTTTATCCATGATACTAAGATACTGACTCCACGTCTTAAAACACCAATGATCCGTCGTGAAAGAGGCGGAAAATTAGAATCGGTTTCTTGGGAAGAAGCGATTGAGTTTGCGAGTAGCAAACTTCTTGCTATCAAAGAGAAATACGGTGCTAAATCTATTATGACAACCGGCTCTTCACGAGGCCCGGGTAACGAAGCTAACTTCGTTATGCAGAAATTTGCTCGTGCGGTTATCGGAAATAATAATATAGACTGCTGTGCTCGTGTCTGACACGGCCCTTCGGTTGCAGGTCTGCAGCGTTCGGTCGGTAATGGTGCTATGAGCAACTCAATCGTTGAGATTGAGGATACCAAATGTCTATTTGTCTTCGGTTATAACGCCGCAGACTCGCATCCTATTGTTGCTCGCCGTATTGTTAAGGCGAAAGAAAAGGGTGCCAAAATTATTGTATGTGACCCTCGTTACATCGAAACAGCACGTTTAGCCGATTTACACTTAGGTTTAAAAAATGGCTCTAACATTGCGCTATTAAATGCAATTGCACATGTGATTATTGAAGAAGGATTACATGATAAATCCTTTATTGAAAATCACACTGAGCAATTTGAAGAATATTGTAAGTTAGTTGAAAGCTATACACCTGAATCCGTTGAAGAAACAACAGGTTTAAGTGCTCAAATTATTCGTGAAGCTGCGCGTATGTACGCAAAAGCAGAAACTGCAACAATTCTTTGGGGAATGGGTGTCACTCAGTTCTATCAAGGTGTTGAAACGGTTCGTTCACTAACTAGCTTGGCATTATTAACTGGTAATTTAGGTAAAAAATACGTCGGTGTTGGCCCTGTTCGTGGTCAAAACAACGTACAGGGTGCGTGTGATATGGGGGCATTACCTAACACGTTGCCGGGATATCAATACGTTACTGACGAAAAAGCGCGTGAGAAATTTGCTAAATTCTGGGGCATTGAATCTATGCCTGATGAAGTGGGCTATGCGTTAAGTGAAGTCCCTCATAATATCGATCACGGTTTATTAAAAGCTCACTATGTAATGGGTGAAGATCCACTGCAAACGGAGCCTGATTTAGCAACAATTCGTAGAACGTTTGAAAAACTGGATCTACTGATAGTACAAGATATCTTTATGACCAAAACGGCGTCGATTGCTGACGTTATTTTCCCTGCAACATCATGGGGTGAGCATGAAGGTGTTTATACTGCGGCAGACCGTGGTTTCCAACGTTTCTATAAAGCCGTTGAGCCTGTTGGTGATGTAAAAACAGACTGGCAAATTATCAGTCTGATGGCAACAGCAATGGGTTATCCAATGCATTACAACAATACCAAAGAAATTTGGGATGAGTTGCGTGAGCTATGCCCAATTTATTATGGTGCGACTTACGAAAAAATGGCGGACTTGGCGTATATTCAGTGGCCTTGCCCAACAGAAGATAGCCCAGGAACACAATATCTGTACGAAGGTGGTAAATTTGATACCCCTAACGGTAAAGGTCAATTCTTTACTTGTGAGTGGGCACCACCAATTGACAAATTGTCTGATGAATTCCCAATGGTACTGGCAACAGTGCGTGAAGTTGGGCACTACTCTTGCCGTTCAATGACTGGTAACTGTAAAGCATTGGCAGCATTAGCAGATGAGCCAGGTTATGTTCAGTTAAATACTGAAGATGCCAAACAACTGGGTATTAAAGATCAAGAGTTAGTTTGGATACGCTCTCGTCAAGGTAAAGTGATTACGCGTGCGGCGGTTAGTGATAGACCAAATAAAGGCGCGGTATATATGACTTACCAGTGGTGGATTGGTGCTTGTAACGAACTCGTTGCAGAAAACTTAAGTCCAATCACTAAAACACCTGAGTATAAATATTGTGCAGTATGTGTTGAGCCAATCAAGGAACAGGCTCAGGCAGAACACTATGTGAAAACGGAATATAGCAATATTAAACGTCGTTTAAGAGAAGCCGCCGAGGGCTAA
- a CDS encoding lactate oxidase, with amino-acid sequence MKNKLLKTTAIAMALSVGVAQAAEYKASTAEGPIKIVNLKAMEAQVQANMDKGAFGYIRGGAEDENNLRSNTTAFDKKYIMPRSLQGIEFSDLDLKTEFLGIKLDTPIIQAPMAAQGLAHQQGEVATAKGMAKAGSIFSLSTYGNKTIKEVADAKPGYPFFFQLYMSKNDAFNEYILSQAKQYGAKGIIMTIDSSVGGYREDDVKNNFQFPLGFANLEAFAKISDDKSKTGKGAGISEIYAQAKQAFTPADIQYVKKMSGLPVIVKGIQSPEDADVAIKAGADAIWVSNHGGRQLDSGPASIDVLPSIAKVVNKRVPIVFDSGVRRGSHVFKALASGADVVAVGRPILYGLNLGGAEGVNSVIQHLNKELKINMMLGGAKTVKDIQATQLYTDASFNQ; translated from the coding sequence ATGAAAAATAAATTATTAAAAACCACTGCTATTGCAATGGCATTAAGCGTGGGTGTTGCACAGGCTGCTGAATATAAAGCAAGTACCGCAGAAGGCCCAATTAAGATAGTTAACTTAAAAGCGATGGAAGCACAAGTCCAAGCAAATATGGATAAAGGGGCTTTTGGTTATATTCGTGGTGGTGCTGAAGACGAAAATAATTTACGTTCAAACACGACGGCATTTGATAAAAAATATATTATGCCTCGTTCATTACAAGGCATCGAATTTTCTGACTTAGATTTAAAAACAGAATTTTTGGGTATTAAATTAGATACGCCTATTATTCAGGCACCGATGGCAGCTCAAGGGCTTGCACATCAACAAGGCGAAGTCGCCACAGCAAAAGGTATGGCAAAAGCAGGTTCTATTTTTTCATTAAGTACTTATGGTAATAAAACAATTAAAGAAGTGGCTGATGCTAAACCGGGTTATCCTTTCTTCTTCCAGTTGTATATGAGTAAAAATGATGCCTTTAACGAGTATATTTTATCTCAAGCAAAACAGTATGGCGCTAAAGGCATTATTATGACTATTGACTCTTCTGTGGGTGGTTATCGTGAAGATGACGTGAAAAATAATTTCCAGTTCCCATTAGGTTTTGCCAACTTAGAAGCATTCGCAAAAATTAGCGATGATAAATCTAAGACAGGTAAAGGTGCGGGTATTAGCGAAATTTATGCGCAAGCTAAACAAGCCTTCACCCCTGCTGATATTCAGTACGTGAAAAAAATGTCTGGTTTACCTGTAATTGTAAAAGGTATTCAATCACCAGAAGATGCTGATGTGGCAATTAAAGCGGGTGCAGATGCAATTTGGGTATCTAATCATGGTGGCCGTCAATTAGACAGTGGTCCAGCATCAATTGATGTTTTACCTTCTATTGCAAAAGTTGTGAATAAACGTGTTCCTATCGTGTTCGACAGCGGTGTACGTCGTGGTTCACATGTTTTTAAAGCATTAGCTAGTGGTGCAGATGTTGTGGCTGTTGGTCGCCCAATTCTTTATGGATTAAATTTAGGGGGAGCTGAAGGTGTAAATTCAGTTATCCAACATTTAAATAAAGAATTAAAAATTAATATGATGTTAGGTGGGGCGAAAACAGTAAAAGATATTCAAGCCACTCAACTTTATACTGATGCCAGTTTTAATCAATAA
- a CDS encoding 2OG-Fe dioxygenase family protein has product MNSLLINKISEIRKEYKNNKYVFIPQNIVIDLIKQLGAEEKDINTLMEYGDYLAQDPTLSFRHSRTGRYLFDNDIETISRLEYQPFVLTEEDGFIREDSGAQRHFRALDDRWQSNTAYQALLKLKMLLIQGNTFTPRHLTDQNSPKSISTVFHLRLIAQPDSLSELSIEGVHKDGVDHTMIVMMNKNNVKDNTGALRVHSPKEAIGTPWQEINPENVLYEHNNAQYLDVLLIADNELNHSGTPIFTHDNKNQAYQDFIVLLSRYPTVDTHPSHKFDSMNAHPDLPLTLYLNQSVA; this is encoded by the coding sequence ATGAATAGCCTGCTTATAAATAAAATTAGTGAAATAAGAAAAGAGTACAAAAATAATAAATATGTTTTTATTCCTCAAAATATTGTCATTGATTTAATAAAACAATTAGGTGCCGAAGAAAAAGATATTAATACACTAATGGAATATGGTGACTATTTAGCACAAGATCCAACACTTTCATTTCGCCACTCTCGAACAGGACGCTACCTTTTTGATAATGATATAGAAACGATCTCCAGACTAGAGTACCAACCTTTTGTTCTCACTGAAGAAGATGGATTTATTCGTGAAGATAGTGGCGCACAAAGGCATTTTAGAGCACTTGATGATCGCTGGCAGAGCAATACGGCTTATCAAGCGCTATTAAAATTAAAAATGCTATTAATTCAGGGTAATACATTTACCCCACGTCACTTAACAGATCAAAATTCGCCTAAATCAATATCCACTGTTTTCCATTTAAGGTTAATTGCCCAACCAGATTCTTTAAGTGAACTTTCAATTGAAGGTGTTCATAAAGATGGCGTTGATCACACCATGATTGTGATGATGAATAAGAATAACGTTAAGGATAATACTGGTGCTTTACGTGTACATTCACCGAAAGAAGCTATAGGAACACCTTGGCAAGAAATCAACCCTGAAAATGTGCTTTATGAACACAATAATGCGCAATATCTTGATGTTCTATTAATTGCAGATAATGAATTAAATCATAGCGGTACACCTATTTTTACTCATGATAATAAAAATCAGGCTTACCAAGATTTTATAGTTTTATTATCTCGTTACCCCACCGTTGATACTCACCCATCACATAAATTCGATTCAATGAATGCACATCCTGATTTACCCTTAACGCTTTATTTAAATCAGTCAGTTGCTTAG
- a CDS encoding MurR/RpiR family transcriptional regulator, producing the protein MSARLSSLLSRATELTRAEYRILSYLIDNPTQVGKLTIRELAQANFVSTTTIMRLCQKLGFSGYSELVYYCKQLLSTAEKSHQLKSDENKVAEPLFDQFLANYLKTFTLISDERRQAFADLINSKNSFFIYGAGFSHIFSEYISKRLQLIGKDAFLSGLSDSKNIFINNASRYTVFIAISRSGETEQVVEKARIAKSIGMKIVAFTRASANPLAELADIHFPIYDDAVNYHCDTIESSSFESNLVLIIDLLLSRAQRF; encoded by the coding sequence ATGTCGGCACGATTATCATCTTTACTATCAAGAGCAACAGAATTAACCCGTGCAGAATATCGCATCCTTTCCTATTTAATTGATAATCCGACACAAGTCGGCAAACTTACTATTAGAGAACTTGCACAAGCCAATTTTGTTTCGACAACGACCATTATGCGTCTTTGCCAGAAATTAGGTTTTTCTGGTTATAGTGAGTTGGTGTATTATTGCAAACAGTTGTTATCCACGGCTGAAAAATCCCATCAACTGAAAAGTGATGAAAATAAGGTAGCAGAGCCACTTTTTGATCAGTTTTTGGCGAATTATTTAAAGACTTTCACCTTAATTTCAGATGAACGAAGACAAGCTTTTGCTGATTTAATTAACAGTAAGAACTCATTTTTTATTTATGGTGCAGGTTTTTCCCATATATTTTCAGAATATATCAGTAAGCGGTTACAGCTGATTGGTAAAGATGCTTTTCTTTCTGGACTCAGTGATAGTAAGAATATCTTTATTAACAATGCGTCACGCTATACGGTTTTTATTGCGATATCTCGAAGTGGAGAGACAGAACAAGTTGTTGAAAAGGCGAGAATAGCAAAAAGCATTGGTATGAAGATTGTTGCCTTTACTCGAGCAAGTGCCAATCCATTGGCTGAACTTGCTGATATTCATTTCCCCATTTATGACGATGCAGTGAATTATCATTGTGACACTATCGAGAGCTCGTCTTTTGAATCAAACCTTGTCTTGATAATTGATTTATTACTCAGCCGAGCTCAACGATTTTAA
- the eptB gene encoding kdo(2)-lipid A phosphoethanolamine 7''-transferase: protein MQKLKFLRFSKENIALFLAVYLGFFLNLSVYIGRYGTQNTNNPLIDALYILGEIAVNIAFTFFLLRLLSFFGTLFFKIITSFILVVSVCASYYISFYDVVIGYGIIISTLTTDTDLSKELVSPNVIIWIIGLSVLPLALIWLCKKPEKNLTTQQKKKIWIKNTAKMLVIALAVFAYLKTLDSKQKAYEIKNNLDLPSYSGGLSYAYLPTNWIIPLFQYAITQYDDTFNNQNIFNPADHFTYQPSKANEDVYVVFIIGETARWDHMGLLGYERQTNPLLSQEKNLVAFKGISCDTATKLSLKCMFVREDGTESNDQRTLKENNIFSVLSQLGMSSELFSMQSELWFYNKLDLDNYAMKEMMTAKNSNFGKELDDTLLIAETANAVSQHPKGNHLVILHTKGSHFMYSQRYPESFKKYQPECLNVDDECTKEQLVNAYDNSILYTDYFIDGILDTLRDKKAIVFYTSDHGESISEKGGLHGTPKEIAPPEQFKVPFLVWMSDSYLAEPENKQLFDNLKRNQEQDRTFYHHNIFDSMLGCLGYLSPDGGINNQNNLCFGDIPSTQN from the coding sequence ATGCAAAAATTAAAGTTTTTAAGGTTTTCGAAAGAAAATATTGCCCTTTTTTTAGCTGTCTATCTTGGTTTTTTTCTTAATCTTTCCGTTTACATTGGCCGATACGGCACACAGAATACAAACAACCCCCTCATTGATGCATTATATATCCTAGGTGAAATTGCAGTTAATATTGCCTTTACCTTCTTCTTATTACGATTACTCTCTTTCTTCGGCACTCTATTTTTTAAAATAATTACCTCTTTTATTCTCGTCGTGAGTGTTTGTGCTAGTTACTATATTTCTTTTTATGATGTAGTCATTGGATACGGCATTATCATTTCAACACTCACTACCGATACAGATTTATCTAAAGAGTTAGTTAGCCCAAATGTCATTATTTGGATTATTGGTTTATCTGTTTTGCCATTAGCGCTTATTTGGCTATGTAAAAAACCAGAGAAAAATCTAACGACTCAACAAAAGAAAAAAATCTGGATAAAAAACACTGCCAAAATGCTGGTGATTGCGCTGGCTGTTTTTGCCTATTTGAAAACACTCGATTCAAAACAAAAAGCCTATGAAATCAAAAATAACTTAGATTTACCTAGTTATAGTGGTGGTTTAAGTTATGCGTATTTGCCTACAAATTGGATTATTCCATTATTTCAATATGCAATAACACAGTATGACGATACGTTTAATAACCAGAATATTTTTAATCCTGCCGATCACTTCACTTATCAGCCCTCAAAGGCTAATGAAGATGTATATGTCGTCTTTATTATTGGTGAAACAGCAAGATGGGATCATATGGGATTGTTAGGATATGAACGTCAAACGAATCCTCTATTAAGCCAAGAGAAAAACCTCGTTGCCTTTAAAGGTATTTCTTGCGATACCGCAACAAAGCTCTCTTTAAAATGTATGTTTGTACGAGAAGATGGAACAGAAAGTAACGATCAGCGGACATTAAAAGAGAATAATATTTTCTCAGTATTAAGCCAACTAGGTATGTCATCAGAACTCTTTTCAATGCAAAGCGAATTGTGGTTTTACAATAAGCTTGATTTAGATAACTACGCAATGAAAGAGATGATGACCGCCAAAAACAGCAACTTTGGTAAAGAGTTGGATGACACTTTATTAATTGCTGAAACGGCGAATGCGGTTTCTCAGCATCCAAAGGGAAATCATTTAGTGATTTTACATACTAAAGGCTCTCACTTTATGTATTCACAACGTTACCCTGAATCATTCAAAAAGTATCAACCTGAATGTTTAAATGTGGATGATGAGTGTACTAAAGAGCAGTTAGTAAATGCTTATGACAACTCTATTCTTTATACTGACTATTTTATTGATGGCATACTCGACACATTACGCGATAAAAAAGCTATTGTGTTTTATACCTCCGATCACGGAGAATCTATTTCCGAAAAAGGTGGCTTACATGGCACACCAAAAGAAATTGCACCACCAGAACAATTTAAAGTGCCTTTCTTAGTTTGGATGTCGGATAGTTATTTAGCAGAGCCTGAAAATAAGCAATTATTTGATAACCTAAAACGTAATCAAGAACAAGATCGTACGTTCTATCATCACAATATTTTTGATTCGATGTTAGGTTGCTTGGGTTATTTGTCTCCAGATGGCGGTATTAATAATCAAAACAACCTCTGTTTTGGTGATATACCATCAACCCAAAACTAA